A DNA window from Caulobacter mirabilis contains the following coding sequences:
- the gloB gene encoding hydroxyacylglutathione hydrolase, translating into MPVKIHQFPCLSDNYGFLVRDEASGRVATIDTPDADAILAELDKLGWSLDLVLNTHWHPDHAGGNARLKAETGCTVVGPAEVERIGAAPDRVVVEGDVVTLGDTAFEVIDTGGHTLGHISYYDAVDHVAFVGDTLFALGCGRLFEGTPQQMWVSLQKLAALPEDVVVYCAHEYTASNARFALSVDADPALKTRTDAVFAARERGEWTVPTRIGLEKATNPFLRAPLLRPDIADPAEAFGAVRAAKDAFKG; encoded by the coding sequence ATGCCCGTCAAGATTCACCAGTTCCCCTGCCTGTCCGACAACTACGGCTTTCTTGTGCGCGACGAGGCCTCGGGACGAGTGGCGACGATCGACACGCCCGACGCCGACGCCATCCTGGCGGAGCTCGACAAGCTGGGCTGGTCGCTGGATCTGGTCCTGAACACCCACTGGCACCCGGACCACGCCGGCGGCAACGCCCGGCTGAAGGCCGAGACGGGTTGCACCGTCGTGGGCCCGGCGGAGGTCGAGCGCATCGGCGCCGCGCCGGATCGCGTCGTGGTCGAGGGCGACGTCGTCACCCTGGGCGACACCGCCTTTGAGGTCATCGACACCGGCGGCCATACGCTGGGCCACATCAGCTACTACGATGCGGTCGACCATGTCGCCTTCGTCGGCGACACCCTGTTCGCGCTCGGCTGCGGCCGGCTGTTCGAGGGCACGCCGCAGCAGATGTGGGTCAGCCTGCAGAAGCTGGCCGCGCTGCCCGAAGACGTCGTCGTCTACTGCGCCCACGAATACACCGCCTCCAACGCGCGCTTCGCCCTGTCGGTCGACGCCGATCCGGCGCTGAAGACGCGGACCGACGCCGTCTTCGCCGCCCGCGAGCGCGGCGAGTGGACCGTGCCGACCCGCATCGGCCTCGAGAAGGCCACCAACCCCTTCCTGCGCGCGCCGCTGCTGCGGCCGGACATCGCCGACCCGGCCGAGGCCTTCGGCGCCGTGCGGGCGGCCAAGGACGCCTTCAAGGGATGA
- a CDS encoding DNA-binding protein, with protein sequence MALFFDKDWFDSRLADRGLSRAVLAAVAGIGEDDLALVWKDQRELSAAEVAAFAELLGVTGAEVALHAGISTPTPGADPLSRIAELERRVTALETELARLARTRS encoded by the coding sequence ATGGCGCTTTTCTTCGACAAGGATTGGTTCGACTCGCGGCTGGCCGATCGCGGCCTGTCGCGCGCAGTGCTCGCCGCCGTCGCCGGCATCGGCGAGGACGATCTGGCCCTGGTCTGGAAGGATCAGCGCGAACTGTCGGCGGCCGAGGTCGCGGCCTTCGCCGAATTGCTGGGCGTCACCGGCGCCGAGGTGGCGCTGCACGCGGGGATATCCACCCCCACGCCGGGCGCCGACCCCTTGTCCCGCATCGCCGAACTGGAACGACGGGTCACGGCGCTGGAGACCGAGCTGGCGCGGCTGGCCCGAACGCGTTCGTGA
- a CDS encoding AraC family transcriptional regulator codes for MAEPTVSAGLAKGFLDFAVTRGAEARALGERSGVTAADLSDHDGRLPMARYVALVRAAKDLTGDPALPLRFAEAVDMSEVSIVGLLTNASETMMEAFAQLNRYGRLVAEVDLGAESRFRLDVHDGGFWMIDTRDEPNAFPEMTETTFARLTCGPRRFLPRPHVLEVHVTHSAPVHRTEYDRIFQCPVRFDSDWNAMRLDPTLTTHRVQLQPRYVFGVLSAHADALMANLEASKSVRGRVESLLMPILHTGQANMDLIARRMGLSRQTLYRKLKAEDATFERVLDDLRRRLALHYLGGKRASVNETAYLVGFSEPAAFSRAFKRWTGDSPRAARFPET; via the coding sequence ATGGCTGAGCCGACCGTCTCCGCCGGGCTGGCGAAGGGCTTCCTCGACTTCGCCGTGACCAGAGGCGCCGAGGCGCGGGCGCTGGGCGAACGGTCGGGCGTGACCGCCGCGGACCTGTCCGATCACGACGGACGGCTGCCGATGGCGCGCTATGTCGCCCTGGTGCGCGCCGCGAAAGACCTGACCGGCGATCCGGCCCTGCCCCTGCGCTTCGCCGAGGCCGTCGACATGTCGGAGGTGTCGATCGTCGGCCTGCTGACCAACGCGTCCGAGACGATGATGGAGGCCTTCGCCCAGCTCAATCGCTATGGCCGGCTGGTCGCCGAGGTCGATCTCGGCGCCGAGTCCCGCTTCCGGCTCGACGTCCACGACGGCGGGTTCTGGATGATCGACACGCGCGACGAGCCGAACGCCTTCCCGGAGATGACGGAGACGACGTTCGCCCGGCTAACCTGTGGTCCGCGCCGCTTCCTGCCCCGGCCGCATGTGCTCGAGGTGCACGTCACCCATTCCGCCCCGGTTCATCGCACCGAGTACGACCGCATCTTCCAGTGCCCCGTCAGGTTCGACAGCGACTGGAACGCGATGCGGCTCGACCCGACCCTGACGACGCACCGGGTGCAGCTTCAGCCGCGCTACGTCTTCGGCGTCCTGAGCGCGCATGCCGACGCGCTGATGGCGAACCTGGAGGCTTCGAAGTCCGTGCGTGGGCGGGTCGAGAGCCTGCTGATGCCGATCTTGCACACCGGCCAGGCCAACATGGACCTGATCGCCCGCCGGATGGGCCTCAGCCGACAGACGCTGTATCGCAAGCTCAAGGCCGAGGACGCGACCTTCGAACGGGTGCTGGACGATCTGCGCCGGCGGCTGGCGCTGCACTACCTGGGCGGCAAGCGCGCCTCGGTGAACGAGACCGCCTATCTGGTCGGCTTTTCGGAGCCGGCGGCCTTCTCGCGAGCGTTCAAGCGCTGGACCGGCGACAGCCCGCGCGCGGCGCGCTTTCCCGAGACCTGA
- a CDS encoding acetyl-CoA C-acetyltransferase, which translates to MSDIVIVSAARTPVGSFNGALASVPAHDLGKIAIQAAVERAGVAPADVDEVIMGQVLQAGSGQGPARQAAVNAGIPVESPAWSLNQLCGSGLRAVALAAQQIADGSAKVVVAGGQESMSQSPHAAHLRDGKKMGELGLVDTMLKDGLWDAFHGYHMGQTAENIASRWQITRADQDAFAVTSQNRAEAAQKAGKFKDEIAPVTVKGRKGDTVVDQDEYIKSGVTLESISGLRPAFTKDGSVTAANASGINDGAAALVLMTAEEAAKRGLKPLARIASWANAGVEPEIMGTGPIPAMKKALERAGWSVADLDLVESNEAFAAQSLSVVRELGLDPAKTNVNGGAIAIGHPIGASGARILTTLLHEMKRSGAKKGAATLCVGGGMGVAMCVEAV; encoded by the coding sequence ATGAGCGACATCGTCATCGTTTCGGCCGCCCGCACCCCCGTCGGCTCCTTCAACGGCGCGCTCGCCAGCGTGCCCGCCCATGACCTCGGCAAGATCGCCATCCAGGCGGCCGTCGAGCGCGCCGGCGTGGCGCCGGCCGACGTCGACGAGGTGATCATGGGGCAGGTCCTGCAGGCCGGGAGCGGCCAGGGCCCCGCCCGCCAGGCCGCCGTCAACGCGGGCATCCCGGTGGAAAGCCCGGCCTGGAGCCTCAACCAGCTCTGCGGTTCGGGCCTGCGCGCCGTCGCGCTCGCGGCGCAGCAGATCGCCGACGGATCGGCCAAGGTCGTCGTCGCCGGCGGCCAGGAGAGCATGAGCCAGTCGCCGCACGCCGCTCACCTGCGCGACGGCAAGAAGATGGGCGAGCTGGGCCTGGTCGACACCATGCTGAAGGACGGCCTGTGGGACGCCTTCCACGGCTATCACATGGGTCAGACCGCCGAGAACATCGCCAGCCGCTGGCAGATCACCCGCGCCGACCAGGACGCCTTCGCCGTGACCTCCCAGAACCGCGCCGAGGCCGCCCAGAAGGCCGGAAAGTTCAAGGACGAGATCGCGCCGGTCACCGTGAAGGGCCGCAAGGGCGACACGGTCGTGGACCAGGACGAGTACATCAAGAGCGGCGTCACCCTGGAGAGCATCTCGGGCCTGCGTCCCGCCTTCACCAAGGACGGCAGCGTCACCGCCGCCAACGCCTCGGGCATCAACGACGGCGCCGCCGCCCTGGTGCTGATGACCGCCGAGGAAGCGGCCAAGCGCGGCCTGAAGCCCCTGGCCCGAATCGCCTCCTGGGCCAACGCCGGCGTCGAGCCGGAGATCATGGGCACGGGCCCGATCCCGGCCATGAAGAAAGCCCTGGAACGCGCCGGCTGGTCGGTCGCCGACCTGGACCTGGTCGAGTCGAACGAAGCGTTCGCCGCCCAGTCGCTGTCGGTGGTTCGCGAACTGGGCCTCGACCCGGCGAAGACCAACGTCAACGGCGGCGCGATCGCCATCGGCCACCCGATCGGCGCCTCGGGCGCGCGGATCCTGACCACCCTGCTGCACGAGATGAAGCGGTCCGGCGCCAAGAAGGGCGCGGCGACTCTGTGCGTCGGCGGCGGCATGGGCGTTGCCATGTGCGTCGAAGCCGTGTGA
- a CDS encoding glycosyltransferase family 2 protein, translated as MTDKTPAPRKAAAKKTAAQATAKPTAASAPKAASKAAPKAAAKAEPKPAAPSSTTPDFSVVVPVFDEGGAAPALAREIAGAFGDRNYEMVFVNDASRDDTLKRLTDLKAEIPQLRVLSHHKNSGQSRSIRTGIIAARAPIIVTMDGDGQNDPADAPRLAERLKAAPDTLAMVGGERVKRQDSAAKRYASKVGNGVRNWLLKDGATDTGCGLKAFRRDAFLRLPYFDHIHRYLPALMRREGYDIAFEPVNHRHRETGVSKYTNFGRLKASVSDLMGVMWLQSRSRLPGAVDEA; from the coding sequence ATGACCGACAAGACCCCGGCGCCGCGCAAGGCCGCCGCCAAGAAGACCGCCGCCCAGGCCACGGCCAAGCCCACCGCCGCGAGCGCGCCGAAGGCTGCCTCGAAAGCCGCCCCGAAGGCGGCGGCGAAGGCTGAACCGAAGCCCGCCGCTCCTTCCTCGACGACGCCGGATTTCTCAGTCGTCGTGCCGGTGTTCGACGAGGGCGGCGCCGCCCCCGCCCTGGCGCGCGAGATCGCCGGCGCCTTCGGCGACCGAAACTACGAGATGGTGTTCGTCAACGACGCCAGCCGCGACGACACGCTCAAGCGCCTGACCGACCTGAAGGCCGAAATTCCGCAGCTGCGGGTGCTGTCGCACCACAAGAACTCGGGCCAGAGCCGCTCGATCCGCACCGGCATCATCGCCGCCCGCGCGCCGATCATCGTGACCATGGACGGCGACGGCCAGAACGATCCCGCCGACGCCCCTCGCCTGGCCGAACGGCTAAAGGCGGCGCCGGATACGCTGGCCATGGTCGGCGGCGAGCGCGTGAAGCGTCAGGACAGCGCCGCCAAACGCTACGCCTCCAAGGTCGGCAACGGCGTGCGCAACTGGCTGCTGAAGGACGGCGCGACCGATACCGGCTGCGGCCTGAAGGCCTTCCGCCGCGACGCCTTCCTGCGCCTGCCCTACTTCGATCACATCCACCGCTATCTGCCGGCGCTGATGCGGCGCGAGGGGTACGACATCGCCTTCGAGCCGGTGAACCACCGCCACCGCGAGACCGGCGTGTCGAAGTACACCAACTTCGGCCGGCTGAAGGCCTCGGTCAGCGACCTGATGGGCGTGATGTGGCTGCAGTCCCGCTCGCGCCTGCCCGGCGCGGTCGACGAGGCCTGA
- the phaR gene encoding polyhydroxyalkanoate synthesis repressor PhaR, producing the protein MADQPEAGENAAGEKNGERVVIKKYANRRLYNTASSSYVTLEHLADMVREGVDFVVYDAKTGEDITRSVLTQIIFEEENRGGGQNLLPIQFLRQLIRFYGDQMQAFVPSYLEMSLENFAKQQERFRSQFAAMNPGAGAGAGLGVYEEQIRQNMALFDRAMKMFSPFPYAGQGGAAEPAPAAKPAEPAAPSKEVEALDELKKQMAAMQAQLEKLASKG; encoded by the coding sequence ATGGCCGATCAGCCCGAAGCCGGCGAAAACGCTGCCGGAGAGAAAAACGGCGAACGCGTCGTCATCAAGAAGTACGCGAACCGGCGACTCTACAACACCGCGTCCAGCTCCTACGTCACGCTGGAGCATCTGGCGGACATGGTTCGCGAGGGCGTCGACTTCGTCGTCTACGACGCCAAGACGGGCGAGGACATCACCCGTTCCGTCCTGACCCAGATCATCTTCGAGGAAGAGAATCGCGGCGGCGGCCAGAACCTGCTGCCGATCCAGTTCCTCCGTCAGCTGATCCGTTTCTATGGCGACCAGATGCAGGCCTTCGTGCCGAGCTACCTGGAGATGAGCCTGGAGAACTTCGCCAAGCAGCAGGAGCGGTTCCGCAGCCAGTTCGCGGCGATGAACCCCGGCGCCGGCGCCGGCGCCGGCCTGGGCGTCTACGAGGAGCAGATCCGGCAGAACATGGCGCTGTTCGACCGGGCCATGAAGATGTTCTCGCCCTTCCCGTACGCCGGCCAGGGCGGCGCGGCCGAGCCCGCGCCCGCCGCGAAGCCGGCCGAACCGGCCGCGCCGAGCAAGGAAGTCGAGGCGCTGGACGAGCTGAAGAAGCAGATGGCGGCTATGCAGGCCCAGCTTGAGAAGCTCGCTTCCAAGGGATGA
- a CDS encoding class I SAM-dependent methyltransferase yields the protein MRRDVLELRTFYASPRGRAAREMVARKLSEAWGDPRGLEFLGLGYATPYLESVRERARRAVAVMPASQGVEVWPVGGRNLAVIADETSLPLPNAVFDRVVCVHALEEADDAVALMREVCRVTAPSGRVIVAVAARNGLWSNAEGTPFGHGRPWSRRQLENVLREADLEPSGWTRALYAPPFTWTARWAEGFEQAGAWLWPPFAGLILMEAVKQTYAVKPRAVRARARVFAPVGGLAPAPPAPAGRASETGNHRAPLARKRVSP from the coding sequence ATGCGTCGCGACGTCCTGGAGCTCCGCACCTTCTACGCCTCCCCCCGCGGCCGGGCCGCCCGGGAGATGGTCGCGCGCAAGCTGTCGGAAGCCTGGGGCGATCCGCGCGGGCTGGAGTTCCTCGGCCTCGGCTACGCCACCCCCTACCTGGAATCGGTCCGCGAGCGAGCCCGGCGGGCCGTGGCGGTGATGCCCGCCTCCCAGGGGGTCGAGGTCTGGCCGGTCGGCGGCCGGAACCTGGCGGTGATCGCCGACGAGACCAGCCTGCCGTTGCCCAACGCCGTGTTCGACCGCGTCGTCTGCGTCCACGCGCTGGAAGAGGCCGACGACGCGGTGGCGCTGATGCGCGAGGTCTGCCGCGTGACGGCGCCGTCCGGCCGGGTGATCGTCGCCGTCGCCGCCCGCAACGGCCTATGGTCCAACGCCGAGGGCACGCCCTTCGGCCATGGCCGCCCCTGGAGCCGCCGCCAGCTCGAGAACGTGCTCCGCGAAGCGGATCTCGAACCGTCGGGCTGGACCCGCGCCCTCTATGCGCCGCCATTCACCTGGACCGCGCGCTGGGCCGAGGGGTTCGAGCAGGCCGGCGCCTGGCTGTGGCCGCCCTTCGCGGGCCTGATCCTGATGGAGGCGGTGAAGCAGACCTACGCCGTCAAGCCGCGCGCCGTTCGGGCGCGGGCGCGGGTCTTCGCTCCCGTCGGCGGCCTGGCGCCCGCCCCGCCGGCGCCGGCGGGCCGGGCCTCCGAGACCGGAAATCACCGCGCCCCCTTGGCCCGGAAGAGGGTTTCACCATAA
- a CDS encoding DUF4908 domain-containing protein, whose product MARTGFRVPEAAAAILAAALALLSLAASPALAQGSLKDFLFGERADQTQRRPAAPPVARYVSETGEGFILDRSSGKPLLKFESSYEVWALQPEVGPRGDINYKNDLGQIILRATKLGGFTLFTRKRPSGSSAEVMGAAPALRLKPVSPLALYQLMRLSSARASKASGRVIAFEADATPASSPLIADASVIASEAIVRLSSTPKGRVQLEKIGKVVIVEGARPSVVLKNGVLLIVVTPDDGMAGRPSSDRIIHVAATR is encoded by the coding sequence ATGGCGAGGACGGGTTTCCGGGTTCCTGAAGCAGCTGCGGCGATCCTCGCCGCGGCGCTCGCGCTGCTCTCGTTGGCGGCGTCGCCGGCGCTTGCCCAGGGATCGCTGAAGGACTTCCTGTTCGGCGAGCGCGCCGATCAGACCCAGCGCCGCCCGGCCGCGCCGCCGGTGGCCCGCTACGTCTCCGAAACCGGCGAGGGCTTCATCCTCGACCGCAGCAGCGGCAAGCCCCTGCTGAAGTTCGAGAGCAGCTACGAGGTCTGGGCCCTGCAGCCCGAAGTCGGGCCGCGCGGGGACATCAACTACAAGAACGATCTGGGCCAGATCATCCTGCGGGCCACCAAGCTGGGCGGGTTCACCCTGTTCACCCGCAAGCGGCCCTCCGGCTCGTCGGCGGAGGTGATGGGCGCCGCCCCGGCCCTGCGCCTGAAACCCGTCAGCCCCCTGGCCCTCTATCAGTTGATGCGGCTGTCCAGCGCCCGGGCGAGCAAGGCCTCGGGCCGCGTGATCGCCTTCGAGGCCGACGCCACGCCGGCCTCCTCGCCGCTGATCGCCGACGCCTCGGTGATCGCGTCCGAGGCCATCGTCCGCCTGTCCTCCACCCCGAAGGGCCGCGTCCAGCTGGAGAAGATCGGCAAGGTCGTGATCGTCGAGGGCGCCCGGCCGTCGGTTGTCCTGAAGAACGGCGTCCTGCTGATCGTGGTGACGCCAGACGACGGCATGGCCGGCCGCCCGTCCTCCGACCGCATCATCCACGTGGCCGCCACCCGCTAG
- a CDS encoding P-II family nitrogen regulator, whose amino-acid sequence MKMIVAVIKPSRLDAVLEGVTEAGASGLTVTEVRGYGRQKGKTEVYRGAEYEIKLLPKVKLEIAVPDDVLQPVIDAIVRTANSGKIGDGKIFVLDLEQTLRIRTGETGAAAIAG is encoded by the coding sequence ATGAAGATGATCGTCGCCGTGATCAAGCCCAGCCGCCTCGACGCGGTGCTTGAGGGCGTCACCGAAGCCGGAGCCTCCGGCCTGACGGTGACCGAGGTCCGCGGCTATGGCCGACAGAAGGGTAAGACCGAGGTCTATCGCGGCGCCGAGTACGAGATAAAGCTGCTGCCCAAGGTGAAGCTGGAGATCGCCGTCCCCGACGACGTGCTGCAGCCGGTCATCGACGCCATTGTCCGCACCGCCAACAGCGGCAAGATCGGCGACGGCAAGATCTTCGTCCTCGACCTGGAGCAGACCCTGCGCATCCGCACCGGCGAGACCGGCGCCGCCGCCATCGCCGGCTGA
- a CDS encoding TonB-dependent receptor domain-containing protein: MTKSTRNIAGGAQRRLLGAVLMATAAVGPLALARPALAQSVDGATTPKPAPQPDGTIALGPVRVEAGADEAGAPGAAGDTPYKTAAPISSIDGKELQTRFSGNPQTALRATPGVSTRQSSSQPGIEVNIRGMSGYGRVNAMIDGVPQAFKNIAGHEASGGSLLYIQPELLAGIDVTRGAVAGAHGSGTLTGAANFRTLSLDDVLLEGQTVGGMVRLKLGDNGADVAGSISGGARFDGLWGGDGRIDVFAGVAYTETGDYKAGGGQPVQPGRQSSNSPQGGLLKVTVSPNQDHDFSVGVRLYENQFVNSNYTWAIDNQTWTADYRFTPGGNWLNLAVSAYYNDTHLQYVGTGGSYAGRETRNKGYGLNATNRSTLTLGDDVDVRLAYGVSWGREDFQTLAMRGGNHPGKLDKTSLFSDAEFDFGRYSLIAGLRYDAWKMKGYRPPYNAGAGDCPGPVGGPPCGDKWVGRDGGKWLPKVGVVFQATKDLELYATYAHTFRPPTTHEVFFSLAPFGNGVGSGVANNLDLDAETNKGWDLGANFKRDGLFRDDDRLRLKVGYFRNSIDNFIVNDFVNVPGRGLTAMWVNRPGETVMQGLEIEGGYDAGVAYANLAFAKTDTDQPVGDGAGAGNGEGSILPDTTATLDVGARLFERRLILGAQARYTGEGQVAQFGVGWTPTEAYTLVDLYGSYAVNQRAELFFSVENVEDKVYGYAASSFGAYSALTGRGRTFIAGLTARF, encoded by the coding sequence GTGACCAAGAGTACGAGAAACATCGCAGGCGGCGCGCAGCGCCGACTGCTGGGCGCGGTCTTGATGGCGACGGCGGCGGTCGGACCGCTGGCCTTGGCTCGTCCTGCCCTGGCGCAGTCCGTCGACGGCGCGACGACGCCGAAGCCGGCTCCGCAACCGGACGGGACGATCGCGCTCGGGCCCGTGCGCGTTGAAGCCGGCGCTGATGAAGCCGGCGCCCCCGGCGCCGCGGGCGACACGCCCTACAAGACCGCGGCCCCGATCAGCTCAATCGACGGCAAGGAACTGCAGACCCGGTTCTCCGGCAATCCGCAGACCGCCCTGCGCGCGACGCCCGGCGTGTCGACCCGCCAGTCCTCCAGCCAACCGGGCATCGAGGTCAACATCCGCGGCATGAGCGGCTACGGCCGGGTCAACGCCATGATCGACGGCGTTCCGCAGGCCTTCAAGAACATCGCCGGCCACGAGGCCTCCGGCGGGTCCCTGCTCTACATCCAGCCGGAGCTCCTGGCCGGGATCGACGTCACCCGCGGCGCGGTCGCGGGCGCCCACGGCAGCGGGACGCTGACCGGCGCGGCCAACTTCCGGACCCTGTCGCTCGACGACGTCCTGCTCGAAGGCCAGACCGTCGGCGGGATGGTGCGGCTCAAACTCGGCGACAACGGCGCCGACGTCGCGGGCTCGATCTCCGGCGGCGCGCGCTTCGACGGCCTGTGGGGCGGGGACGGCCGGATCGATGTCTTCGCCGGCGTCGCCTACACCGAGACCGGGGACTACAAGGCCGGCGGCGGCCAGCCCGTCCAGCCCGGCCGCCAGTCCTCGAACTCACCGCAGGGCGGCCTGCTCAAGGTGACGGTGTCGCCGAACCAGGACCACGATTTCTCGGTCGGCGTGCGCCTGTACGAGAACCAGTTCGTCAATTCCAACTACACCTGGGCGATCGACAACCAGACCTGGACGGCCGACTACCGTTTCACGCCGGGCGGAAACTGGCTGAACCTCGCCGTCAGCGCCTACTACAACGACACCCATCTGCAGTATGTCGGGACGGGCGGCTCGTACGCCGGCCGGGAAACCCGCAACAAGGGCTACGGCCTGAACGCGACCAACCGCTCGACCCTGACCCTCGGCGATGATGTCGACGTCCGGCTGGCCTACGGCGTCTCCTGGGGGCGCGAGGACTTCCAGACCCTGGCCATGCGCGGCGGCAACCACCCCGGCAAGCTGGACAAGACCAGCCTGTTCTCGGACGCCGAGTTCGACTTCGGCCGCTACAGCCTGATCGCCGGCCTGCGCTACGACGCCTGGAAGATGAAGGGCTACCGGCCGCCCTACAACGCCGGCGCGGGCGATTGCCCCGGTCCGGTCGGCGGTCCGCCCTGCGGCGACAAGTGGGTCGGACGCGACGGCGGGAAATGGCTCCCCAAGGTCGGCGTCGTCTTCCAGGCGACCAAGGACCTGGAGCTCTACGCGACCTACGCCCACACCTTCCGGCCGCCGACGACGCACGAGGTGTTCTTCTCGCTGGCGCCGTTCGGCAACGGCGTCGGCTCGGGCGTGGCCAACAATCTCGACCTGGACGCGGAGACGAACAAGGGCTGGGACCTGGGCGCCAACTTCAAGCGCGACGGCCTGTTCCGCGACGACGATCGCCTGCGGCTCAAGGTCGGCTACTTCCGCAACAGCATCGACAACTTCATCGTCAACGACTTCGTCAACGTTCCGGGCCGCGGTCTGACCGCGATGTGGGTGAACCGCCCGGGCGAGACCGTCATGCAGGGACTGGAGATCGAGGGCGGTTACGACGCCGGGGTCGCCTACGCCAACCTGGCCTTCGCCAAGACCGACACCGACCAGCCGGTCGGCGACGGGGCGGGCGCGGGCAACGGCGAAGGTTCGATCCTGCCCGACACCACCGCCACGCTGGACGTGGGCGCGCGGCTGTTCGAGCGCCGGCTGATCCTCGGGGCTCAGGCGCGCTACACCGGCGAAGGCCAGGTGGCGCAGTTCGGCGTGGGCTGGACGCCGACGGAGGCCTACACCCTCGTCGACCTGTACGGCAGCTACGCGGTGAACCAGCGGGCGGAGCTGTTCTTCTCGGTCGAGAACGTCGAGGACAAGGTCTACGGCTACGCGGCGTCCAGCTTCGGCGCCTACTCGGCCCTGACCGGCCGCGGCCGCACCTTCATCGCCGGCCTGACGGCCCGTTTCTGA
- a CDS encoding cupin domain-containing protein, whose translation MTAAEVIAILGLEPHPEGGWYRQTFRDAAQSPDGRAASTAIYFLLEAGQESRWHRVHGSVEVWFFHAGAPLLLSVELDEIRLGPDLAAGERPQGLVPAGAWQKARSLGDWTLVSCTVAPGFEFANFEMAPEGWTP comes from the coding sequence ATGACCGCGGCCGAGGTCATCGCGATCCTGGGCCTGGAGCCGCATCCGGAGGGCGGCTGGTACCGCCAGACCTTCCGCGACGCGGCCCAGTCGCCGGACGGCCGGGCAGCGTCGACGGCGATCTACTTCCTGCTCGAAGCCGGACAGGAGAGCCGCTGGCACCGTGTGCACGGCTCGGTCGAGGTCTGGTTCTTCCACGCCGGCGCGCCGCTGCTGCTGAGCGTGGAGCTGGACGAGATCCGGCTGGGGCCGGACCTCGCCGCCGGCGAGCGGCCGCAGGGCCTGGTCCCGGCCGGCGCCTGGCAGAAGGCGCGGTCTCTGGGCGACTGGACGCTGGTCAGCTGCACGGTCGCGCCGGGCTTCGAGTTCGCGAACTTCGAGATGGCGCCGGAGGGATGGACCCCCTAG
- the phbB gene encoding acetoacetyl-CoA reductase, giving the protein MTRVAFVTGGTRGIGRAIVERLKADGLKVAAGYSGNDEAANATARELGVMVVKGNVGSFDDCKRAAEAVAGELGPIDVLVNNAGITRDGFFHKMSYEQWSEVIRVNMDSAFNMTRQVIDGMRERSWGRIVNISSINGQKGQVGQTNYSAAKAGVIGFTKALALENAKKGITVNVICPGYIDTDMVAAVPENVLQGIIAGIPVGRLGKGEEIADMVSYLSGERAGFVTGATFTLNGGQYLAS; this is encoded by the coding sequence ATGACCAGGGTTGCATTCGTCACCGGCGGCACGCGGGGCATCGGCCGCGCCATCGTCGAGCGCCTGAAGGCCGACGGCCTCAAGGTGGCGGCCGGCTATTCCGGCAACGACGAGGCCGCCAACGCCACGGCCAGAGAGCTGGGCGTCATGGTGGTGAAGGGGAATGTCGGCTCGTTCGACGACTGCAAGCGCGCGGCCGAGGCTGTCGCCGGCGAGCTCGGCCCGATCGACGTGCTCGTCAACAACGCCGGCATCACGCGCGACGGCTTCTTCCACAAGATGTCGTACGAGCAGTGGTCCGAGGTGATCCGCGTCAACATGGACAGCGCGTTCAACATGACCCGTCAGGTCATCGACGGGATGCGTGAACGCAGCTGGGGCCGGATCGTCAACATCAGCTCGATCAACGGCCAGAAGGGTCAGGTCGGCCAGACCAACTACTCCGCGGCCAAGGCCGGGGTGATCGGCTTCACCAAGGCGCTGGCGCTCGAGAACGCCAAGAAGGGCATCACCGTCAACGTGATCTGCCCGGGCTACATCGACACCGACATGGTCGCCGCGGTGCCCGAGAACGTGCTCCAGGGCATCATCGCGGGCATCCCCGTCGGCCGCCTGGGCAAGGGCGAGGAGATCGCCGACATGGTCTCCTATCTGTCGGGCGAGCGGGCCGGATTTGTGACCGGCGCGACGTTCACACTCAACGGCGGGCAGTATCTGGCGTCGTAG